A window of Pararhodobacter sp. genomic DNA:
GATCGCGCCGCTGCTTGCCTTCATCATCATCGGTTTCCTGATGCCCATCGGGTCGATGTTGTTCCGCTCGGTCGAGAACTCGGTGGTGAGCGATACCCTGCCGCGCACGGTGCAGGCGATTCAGGCGTGGGATTCCTCGACCAACGACCTGCCCCCCGAGGCGGTCTTTACCGCCCTTGTCGCGGATCTGCAGATTGCGGACGAAAACCGCACCGCGCTGACCGTCGCGCGGCGCATGAATTTTGAAATCGCCGGTTATACCACCATGGTGCGCCGCGCGCTGCGGGCAATCGACGACTGGAATGTGGAAACCGATGGCCCGTTCCGCGAGCGCATGATCGACGTGCACCGCGGATGGGGCGATATCGAGACATGGCGCGCGTTCAAGGCCTATTCGTCCAATCTGACGATTGGCTACTACCTTGCGGCTGTTGACGCGACGATGGTGTCCGGCCAAATCGAGGCGGTCCCCGAAAACCGATCGATCCATTTGATGCTGTTCTGGCGCACGGCCTGGATGAGCGCGTTGATCTGCTTCATGACGCTGTTGCTGGGGTATCCAGTGGCCTTCCTGCTGGCCAACGTCAAAGAACGCTATGCGAACCTGCTGTTGATCATGGTGCTGCTGCCGTTCTGGACATCGCTGCTCGTACGAACCTCATCCTGGAAAGTTTTGCTGCAGGATCAGGGTGTTATAAACCAGTTCCTCGTCTGGATCGGGCTGATCGCCGATGACAACCGGCTGACGATGATCAACAACAAATTCGGCGTGATCGTCGCCATGACGCATATCCTGCTGCCGTTCATGATCCTGCCGCTCTATTCGGTGATGAAAACCATTCCGATCAGCTATGTCCGCGCGGCAAAATCGCTGGGCGCGAACGACTGGACGGCGTTCTGGCGGGTCTATTTCCCGCAATCCGTGCCGGGCATCGGCGCCGGGGCGATCCTCGTGTTCATCATGGCGGTCGGGTACTACATCACGCCGGAACTGGTGGGCGGCCCGTCGGGCATGTTCATCTCGAACCGGATAGCGCATCAGTGGACTGTTTCGGGCAACTGGGGCTTGGTGGGTGCCTTG
This region includes:
- a CDS encoding ABC transporter permease, giving the protein MTSQATDLDSLDSRGGIPLKRSLAIALRRQKLRAFLLIAPLLAFIIIGFLMPIGSMLFRSVENSVVSDTLPRTVQAIQAWDSSTNDLPPEAVFTALVADLQIADENRTALTVARRMNFEIAGYTTMVRRALRAIDDWNVETDGPFRERMIDVHRGWGDIETWRAFKAYSSNLTIGYYLAAVDATMVSGQIEAVPENRSIHLMLFWRTAWMSALICFMTLLLGYPVAFLLANVKERYANLLLIMVLLPFWTSLLVRTSSWKVLLQDQGVINQFLVWIGLIADDNRLTMINNKFGVIVAMTHILLPFMILPLYSVMKTIPISYVRAAKSLGANDWTAFWRVYFPQSVPGIGAGAILVFIMAVGYYITPELVGGPSGMFISNRIAHQWTVSGNWGLVGALGTILLVAVLTLYWVYDKVVGIDNVKLG